In Nyctibius grandis isolate bNycGra1 chromosome 8, bNycGra1.pri, whole genome shotgun sequence, a single window of DNA contains:
- the LOC137666547 gene encoding skin secretory protein xP2-like, with translation MPKSAEPELACRECQLRTSSSQGRRGADAPLKRPRSSGTPRARRLARPGAGARARTAPATAARLAQPARGRHNKGTAAVGRRRRASSRGDAPLSEVSGSRLRAARPCPHAGDGARRWVAPHQGGSRVGDAAGQRPPHGAAAAGPAPPPGTVSPPRPLPPGSLPAPPRRGPPSSIPPADTHLRGPAARSRRHQRGVRGRWRQAPAAGRARARCRGLAPAPRCGCHPPSALTAAGAAPQDPPRAGRAARAAA, from the exons ATGCCAAAAAG CGCCGAGCCCGAATTGGCTTGTCGGGAATGTCAGCTCcgcaccagcagcagccagggccgCAGAGGAGCCGACGCGCCTTTGAAGCGGCCCCGGAGCTCGGGCAcaccccgcgcccgccgcctcgcccgccccggggccggggcccggGCACGCACCGCGCCGGCCACGGCGGCCAGGCTGGCCCAGCCCGCCCGCGGACGCCACAACAAAGGGACGGCGGCGGTCGGGCGTCGCCGCCGCGCCAGCAGTCGGGGCGATGCTCCCCTCAGCGAGGTAAGCGGCAGCAGACTCCGCGCAGCGCGGCCCTGCCCGCACGCCGGGGACGGGGCGCGGAGGTGGGTGGCCCCTCACCAAGGCGGCTCCAGGGTCGGCGATGCCGCCGGGCAGCGCCCACCTCACGGCGCAGCGGCCGCAGGCCCTGCCCCACCGCCTGGCACGGTCAgcccgccccggcccctccCCCCGGGATCGCTCCCGGCCCCTCCGCGGCGCGGCCCCCCGTCCTCCATCCCGCCCGCCGACACTCACCTGAGGGGCCCGGCGGCCCGTTCTCGCCGTCACCAGCGGGGCGTGAGGGGAAGATGGCGACAGGCCCCAGCTGCGGGGCGGGCCCGGGCCCGGTGTCGGGGTCTCGCTCCCGCTCCGCGCTGCGGCTGCCACCCGCCCTCAGCGCTGACTGCCGCCGGCGCGGCGCCCCAGGACCCTCCCCGCGCCGGGCGGGctgcccgcgccgccgcctGA